Genomic segment of Streptomyces sp. NBC_01210:
CATGCGGTAGCGGCTTGCGCCGGGCAGCGGGATGCAGACCAGCAGGTCGTCGGTGGAGCCGTCGTCGGCCCGGTGGCTGGAGCGTATGCCGTATCCGTGTGGCAGGTCCCAGTCGGCCTCGACGTCGGCCAGCATGTACCCCTCGGGGAGGGCCCCGCCCTCGAAGCCGAGTCCCAGCCCCTTGCGGACGATGCTGTGCGCGCCGTCGCAGCCGATCAGGTAGCGAGCACGGACCTCCTCGACGGCGCCGGAGGCGGTGCCCAGCCGGGCGGTGACCCCGTCCGTGTCCTGGTTGAACGACAGCAGCTCGGTGTCGCGTTCGATGGCCGTGCCCAAGCTCGCGACGTATTCCTCCAGGAGGCGCTCGGTCTCGTACTGCGGCAGCGCGGCGAATCCGTAGGGCACCTCGGGCGGCAGTGCGAGGTCGATCCGCGCCTGCTCCCGGCCGTTGACGTAGATCAGCTGGCCGCGCAGCGGAATGGCGGCTTCCAGAAAGCTGCGGGCCAGGCCCATCCGGTCCCAGATCTCCAGGGTGCGCGGCTGGATGCCGACCGCCTTGGCGTAGGGGAGGCGGGCCGGCAGCCGATCGACGAGACGGCAGCGCACCCCGCGGCGGCGGAGTTCGGCGGCCGCGCTCAGTCCGACCGGGCCGGCGCCCGCGATCAGTACGTCGGTTGCTTGGGTGTGCGCCACGGGTGCCTCCCAGTGCCTGGCCCCCGGGCCGGTCCCGTACTTCATGGTGGCCCGGCGGGGCGCGGGCGGCGAGCCGGGCACCGAGGCCCGGGGCGCGGGTGCCCGCGGCGCGGGCCGTCAGCGGGCGGCGTAGTGACGGGGGCCGGGACGCACCCGCATTCGCGCAGGTCATGGCCGCGATGTGCGTCCCCCGGCCTGGCCCGGTGTGGTCAAGCAAGCCCCCATCGGGGAAGGCCTCGCGAGCGGATCATCGTCGCCGCTGCCACGATCCACGAGGCGCTCGCCGCCTGCCCCTGGATCGTGGAGGTGCTGACCGCCGATGACCTGATGTCCACGTCCGCACTGTGGTTCGTCGAGCAGATCGTCGACGGCCTGGTCGAATGCGGCCTGCCCCCCGAGCGGGCCGTGCACGGTTACCGCACGATTTGGTACTACACCGCCGGAGAGATCGTAGTCCGGGCGACAGCGGCCCGGCGGCGCGCAGACGATGACCGTGCGACCTACCGGGAGCAAGTCTTCGCCGATCTCGACCCGGGCGAGCTGCCCCGCTTGGCGCAGGTCGCGGACCACTGGGCGCCGCTGACCGCCGAGGACACCTACCTGGATGGGCTCCGAGCCTTGGTGGATGGCCTCCTCGCCACCTGCTGAGGGGTCGCCGTCGTTTCCCGACACTCCGGCCCCGCGATCACGAGTGCCCGGCGTCGCCCAACCCTGACGCACTGATTGGCAACTCATGTTGACTATGACTATTAGTCAACTATGGTTGCTTGTATGCCTGCTGTTGAGAGTCCCGTTCCCCGAGAACCCGCAGACGCCCTGGCGGCTGTCGTGGCGTTGCGGCGCCTCGCTGATCAACTGGAGGACGCTGCGGTCGAGCAGGCCATGCGGACGGGCTGGGGCTGGCCGCAGGTCGCCGAGGCGCTCGGTGTCACGCGCCAAGCCGTCCACAAGAAGCATGCCAAGCGGCTCATCACCGCCGGAGTCAAGCTGAGGAGGCGCGGCGATGACCGCGTTTGACAAGTACCTGCACGCGGTCATCGTGCGGGCGTCGCACGAAGCCCGCGAGGACGGATCGGCGGTGGTCGAGGCACACCATCTCCTGTTGTCGATCGCCGCCGAGCAGGAGGCCGTCACGCATCAGGTTCTGACCTCGGCCGGGCTCGATCACGGAGGTGTCCGCGACGCGCTGGACCGGGAGTTCGAGCACAGCCTGCGTACCGTCGGAGTGTCTCCGGCTGTCTATGACCTTCCCTCGCCGAGCCGTGCTTCCGAGCCACCCACCATGGGTGCGTCCGCCAAACTCGCGCTGGAACGGAGCTTCTCCTCCGTTGCCCGCAAGAAGGAGCTGCGGCCGGCGCATGTGCTGCTCGGGATTCTGCAGGCTCAGGTCGGCACTGTGCCACGCGCTCTCGCCCTGGCCGGCGTCGATCAGGCCGCATTGGTGGACCACGTACGGCAGACACTCGGCAACGGGGGCGAGTGACCGCCAGAGACAGCCGACACCGTCCATTCCCGAACATCGACCAGGGTCGCTCGCCCGCGCCGGTACCGACAAGGAGAGATCCCCGCATGCACCAACGTGCCGCCCACCAGCCGGACCCCACAGTGGTCGACAGCCATGCGGCGTTCCAGCAGATACTCAACCAGGCCGTGAGTCAAGGCGGCCTTCCCGGCATCTTCGCCGAGATCCGCGACGGCGACGAGCGATGGTTCGGCACGGCAGGAGTGGCCGACACCGCAACCGGCCGCAAGCGCTCACCGCAGGACCGGTTCCGCATCGGCAGCATCAGCAAGACGTTCGTGGCCACCGTGATGCTGCAACTGACGGCCGAAGGCAGGCTGAGCCTTGACGACACCGTGGAACGGTGGCTGCCGGGCGTAGTCCGCGGCCACAACCACGACGGCAGCCAGGTGACGATCAGGATGCTGCTCAACCACACCAGCGGGATCTTCAGCTGCACCGATGACCAGGAAGCACTGAACCGTCACGAGACCCACAGCCCCGAGTTACTGGTGCAGATCGCCATGGCGCATCCGGCCACCTTCGTGCCGGGTTCGAACTGGGCGTACTCCAACACCAACTACGTCGTTGCAGGCATGATCATTGAACGGGTCAGCGGCCGGGCGCTTGCCGACGAGATCACCGAGCGGATCACCCGCCCGATCGGCCTGACCGGGACGTACCTGCCGCACGGCAGCGACCCGACGATCCACGGGCCACACTCTCGGCACTACACGAAGCTGTTCCGAACCGAACCCGACGCCCCGGTCCACGACGCGACCGAGTTCGACTCCACCATGGTCTGGGCGGCCGGCGGCATGATCTCCAGCCTCAACGATCTCAACCAGTTCTTCGGCGCCCTGCTGGGCGGCCGCATACTGCCGCCAGACCAGCAACGCGACATGTTCACCACACTGCCGACCCACCGCTGGATTTCCAACGCCACCTACGGTCTCGGCGTCTCCTCAGTGACCCTGCCCGGCGGGGAAACGATTTGGGGCATGGGGGGCGCTCTCTTCGGTTCGTGGTCCTACACATACGGCACCCGCGACGGCAAACACATGACTACCGTCAATGTCAACGGCGACTGGGTCAACAGTGGCTGGGACGACCCCATCGGCGTCTTCACTGATCTGCTCCAGACGAAGTTCTCGCGCCTGGGGGATACCTGAACATCCCAGTCACGATGCCGGTCGGATCCGTCCCGCGTCGTCTGCGGCCCGGCGTGGGGACCGGGCACGACTGTAGGGAGAAGGCCCATCCGCTTGTCCTTGTCGAGTCGCAACGTGCCGCGAGCACCGAGGTCTCGGCGTGTGCCGGTGCGCTTCCACGCTGATCCGCCGGGAGCGGTTGCATTGCAGCCTCAAGCCGTCGCGGATGGTCCTTGATCAGCCAATGGTGTCCGTCGCCTCGGCCGCCCTCATCAGGAGTCCGGCGGGACCCCGGCTCCAACAGCGTGTACCCGGTCCTTGTCAGAGCGAAGGCTTTTCCTGTCGCGTGTATGTGCGACACCGTCTCGCCTGTGCGAAGAAACGCGCAGAAACGTCGTTACCGAGTTTCCATCCGCCGAGCGGGTGATGTGCCGGGTGGCGTAACCGATGGTGCGCCGGAGCACGCAAGGGCTTGCTTTTGATCATTGAACGGATCGGTGTAGCGGACAGTGAATGTCAGGGTCACGCTCGCCGCATATGCGCCACCGATACCGGCGCTTGTTACGGAAATGTCCGCAAACGGTAACGTGCGCCGGTTGGCCTGCCGCCGGCCGCGCCGGGCGCCCCAGAGTTTGGGTCCTCGGCCCAGCACGGTCCGGGAACCCGCACCGCACCACCAGCTCTCATCGGCTTGTGGAGCACCGTTCTTGAGGAGACGTCACCTATGTCTGCTTCTCGCACCGCCCGCCGTATCGCGGCGACCGTCCTCGCGGCCGGCGCCGTTGTCTCCGCCGTCGCCCTGCCGGCCTCGGCCGACGACAACGACCGCGGCCGGCACCACCAGCGTTCCCAGGTCGTGATCAGCGGCGTGCAGGCCGACAGTCCCAGACGCGGCATCGGCACCAACCGGTCGCTGAACGCCGAATGGGTCGAGATCACCAACAACACCCGTCGCAGCGTGGACCTCAGCGGCTGGACTCTGCGCGACGCGGACGGCAACCGCTTCCGCTTCCATGACGTCCGCCTCCCCGGCCGCTCCACCGTCCGCGTTCACACTGGCGCCGGCCGCGACAGCCGCACCGACCTCTACCAGGGCCGCCGCACCTACGTCTGGGACCGCTCCGACACCGCGACTCTGCGCGACGACCGCGGCCGCACCGTCGACATTGAGTCCTGGGGCCGCGGCCACCACCACTGACCCAGCCGGTGAGGGCCGTCCGACCGTCGACACCGGATGACCCAACCCTCCGTGAACCGTGTGCCCGGGCAGCCTGACCTGCCCGGGCACACGTGCCGTCCAGCGCCCGGTGCTCCCGCGCCTCGTTCGCACGCCGAGCGGGAGCATCCCAAGCTGGGGGAGTCTTCGGCGCCCACCATGGCTTAGTTAGGCCTGGGAGGCGGTGCACGTCGGCCAGCGGCGGTGGCGGTAGGTCAGCCGGTCGGCGGCGAGTTGGTGGATGAACTGAGCAACCATGTGTGCGCCGCGGGCACCTTGTGGGCGGAGAGGGTTGCCGCAGATCACGTGGACTGCCAGGCCGGGTTCGGTCCGGCCGTCGCTCTCTCCGTGGAAGTCCCGTAAGTCGACCGCCCGATGTGGGGCGGACAGTTTGCTGATCACGTTGCCGGTCGCGGTATCCAGGACCGCGGAAACGTCGACGGTGTCGTGCACCGGACGAAGTCGAAAAGGCCATCGCCAGTCCAGCCGGGTCGTGCGTGCCCTGTGCCCCGCGCACAATCGGCGTCGGGGTAGTCGTCTTCCGCGCCCATGGGCCTGCGACGCTGCCCGTTCGTACTGTCTCTCTTCACACGCGGCGGACGACTGTGAGGACCTGAGATGCACTTTGCGGAACTGCCCGATGTGCGCGCAGCGCGCTGGCCGAATGCGCCCAGCCTGGCTGACGATGTGTTGGACCTGGACAATGCGGAATTCCTGGCCGAGGTGCGGGCGGCCGCCGCGTGTTTGAGGCAGCGCGGGATCGGGAGCGGCGACGTGGTGGCGGTGATGCTGCCCAATCGCGTCGAATTCGTGGTCGCGCTCTTCGCGGCCTGGCGGCTGGGCGCGGCAGTGACCCCGGTGAATCCGGCACTGACCGCCGACGAAGCCGAATACCAGTTGGCCGACTCGGCAGCGAAAGTCGTCGTCGGTCAGGACGATGACGGCCTGGTCCTGTCCCTGCCCAGGATCGATGTCGCGGAGCTCCGCACAACCGCTGGGTCCGCAGGCACCGCGAACGCCGCGGGGGGGGCCTGGGGCGGGCGAGGTGAGACGCCACCCGCCACCGACGCACTCGCGCTGCTCATCTACACGAGCGGCACGACGGGAAGGCCCAAGGGCGTCATGCTCTCCCACGCCAACCTCGAGGCGATGTCCACGATGATGATCGAGGTGTCGCAGCTGGCCCAGGACGACCACAGTTTGCTGATCCTCCCTCTCTTCCACGTCAACGGCATCGTGGTCAGTGTGCTGTCGTCGCTGCTCGCGGGGGGCAGAGTCACTGTCGCCGGACGCTTCAAGGCCGAGACGTTCTTCCGTACCATCGAGGCGGTACGCCCGACCCGTTTCTCGGCCGTGCCCGCGATCTACGCGATGCTGATGGAACTCCCGGAATCGGAGCAGCCCGACACCTCCTCCGTCCGGTTCGCGGCGTGCGGGGCCGCGCCGATGCCGGCTGAGCTCATCGAACGCTTCGAGGGCCGCTACCGGATCCCGATCGTGGAAGGCTATGGCCTCTCGGAAGGCACGTGCGCGTCGACGTCGAACCCCCTCGACGGCCTGCGTAAGCCCGGCACTGTGGGCCTTGCCATGCCGGGCCAGGAGGTTGCCGTCATGGATCCCTCAGGCCGCCTACTGCCGCAGGGCGCTACCGGTGAAGTCGTTGTCCGCGGCCCGAATGTGATGCGTGGTTACCTCAACCGGCCCGGGGAGACCGCTCGTACGGTCGTCGACGGCTGGCTCCACACCGGTGACGTCGGCCAGTTCGACGAGGACGGCTACCTGGTGCTGGTGGACCGAATCAAAGACCTGATCATCCGCGGTGGGGAGAACATCTACCCCAAGGAGATCGAGTCGCTCCTCTACAGCCACCCGGGGGTATTCGAGGCGGCTGTCGTGGGGCAGGCGCACGAGGTGTTCGGTGAAGTGCCCGTGGCCTTCGTCGTGTTGCGTCCCGGCGCGACCGTCACGACCGAGGGCCTCCTTGAGCACTGCCGCGGTTCACTCTCCCGCTTCAAGCTTCCGGAGCGGTTCATCGCGGTGGAGACACTCCCCAAGAACCCCGTCGGAAAGACGGACAAGCCCGCTCTGCGTGCGGAGCTCGTCTCCCACGCGTTCCCGGCCGTCTGAGCCGCTTCCTCCTCCGTTCCGCCCCCGGGCGAGAAATGAAGGTTCGTCATGGGATTCATCACGCCGAATCTGGCCGACTTCGACCTGAAGAAATGGCGGTCGCGGCCGTATCTGCAGCGCATTCGTCCACTCGCCCAGCACTGGGCCGAGAACGGCTTCGGCACACCGGGGGCGGTCTACGTCCTCTACCTCCTCAAGATCGTGAGCTATGTGCTCGGCGGCGTCGCCGTCACCGCGGCGACGCCAGGACTCGGGTCCATGGGCGACGTCGCGTCCTGGTGGACCGAACCGATCGTCTACCAGAAGATCGTGATCTGGACGCTGCTGTTCGAGGTGCTCGGCTTCGGGTGCGGATCGGGACCCCTGACGCTGCGCTTCGTGCCGCCGGTCGGTGCCTTTCTGCACTGGCTGCGGCCCGGCACCGTCCGGCTGCCTCCGTGGCCGGGTCGTGTGCCCCTGACCCGGGGCACGCGCCGCACCGCGTTCGATGTGGCGCTGTACGCGGCTGTCATCAGCTCGGCGGTGTGGCTGCTGATCTCCCCGGCAAACGCCGGGCCGGTGTCCCGCGAGAACGCCCTCGGTCTGATCGAGCCGGTCCGGCTGATTCCGCTGGCTCTCTCCCTCGCGCTGCTCGGGCTGCGCGACAAGACCGTGTTTCTCGCCGCCCGCGGCGAGCAGTACGGGCTGACTCTGCTGGTCTTCTGCCTCCCGTTCACCGACATGATCATCGGGCTCAAGCTCGTTATGGTGGCGCTGTGGTGGGGCGCGGCGACGTCCAAGCTCAACCGTCACTTCCCGTTCGTCGTGGCCATCATGATCAGCAACAGTCCGCTGCAGCGCGTCAAGTGGCTCAAGCGCAAGCTTTACCGGGGTTACCCGGATGACCTGCGCCCGTCCAAAGTGTCCGGCTTCGCCGCGCACATGGG
This window contains:
- a CDS encoding lamin tail domain-containing protein; the protein is MSASRTARRIAATVLAAGAVVSAVALPASADDNDRGRHHQRSQVVISGVQADSPRRGIGTNRSLNAEWVEITNNTRRSVDLSGWTLRDADGNRFRFHDVRLPGRSTVRVHTGAGRDSRTDLYQGRRTYVWDRSDTATLRDDRGRTVDIESWGRGHHH
- a CDS encoding class I adenylate-forming enzyme family protein gives rise to the protein MHFAELPDVRAARWPNAPSLADDVLDLDNAEFLAEVRAAAACLRQRGIGSGDVVAVMLPNRVEFVVALFAAWRLGAAVTPVNPALTADEAEYQLADSAAKVVVGQDDDGLVLSLPRIDVAELRTTAGSAGTANAAGGAWGGRGETPPATDALALLIYTSGTTGRPKGVMLSHANLEAMSTMMIEVSQLAQDDHSLLILPLFHVNGIVVSVLSSLLAGGRVTVAGRFKAETFFRTIEAVRPTRFSAVPAIYAMLMELPESEQPDTSSVRFAACGAAPMPAELIERFEGRYRIPIVEGYGLSEGTCASTSNPLDGLRKPGTVGLAMPGQEVAVMDPSGRLLPQGATGEVVVRGPNVMRGYLNRPGETARTVVDGWLHTGDVGQFDEDGYLVLVDRIKDLIIRGGENIYPKEIESLLYSHPGVFEAAVVGQAHEVFGEVPVAFVVLRPGATVTTEGLLEHCRGSLSRFKLPERFIAVETLPKNPVGKTDKPALRAELVSHAFPAV
- a CDS encoding serine hydrolase domain-containing protein, which produces MHQRAAHQPDPTVVDSHAAFQQILNQAVSQGGLPGIFAEIRDGDERWFGTAGVADTATGRKRSPQDRFRIGSISKTFVATVMLQLTAEGRLSLDDTVERWLPGVVRGHNHDGSQVTIRMLLNHTSGIFSCTDDQEALNRHETHSPELLVQIAMAHPATFVPGSNWAYSNTNYVVAGMIIERVSGRALADEITERITRPIGLTGTYLPHGSDPTIHGPHSRHYTKLFRTEPDAPVHDATEFDSTMVWAAGGMISSLNDLNQFFGALLGGRILPPDQQRDMFTTLPTHRWISNATYGLGVSSVTLPGGETIWGMGGALFGSWSYTYGTRDGKHMTTVNVNGDWVNSGWDDPIGVFTDLLQTKFSRLGDT
- a CDS encoding Clp protease N-terminal domain-containing protein, coding for MTAFDKYLHAVIVRASHEAREDGSAVVEAHHLLLSIAAEQEAVTHQVLTSAGLDHGGVRDALDREFEHSLRTVGVSPAVYDLPSPSRASEPPTMGASAKLALERSFSSVARKKELRPAHVLLGILQAQVGTVPRALALAGVDQAALVDHVRQTLGNGGE